The following are from one region of the Littorina saxatilis isolate snail1 linkage group LG2, US_GU_Lsax_2.0, whole genome shotgun sequence genome:
- the LOC138959271 gene encoding KRAB-A domain-containing protein 2-like: MDVEDRFRKCLFERYAKNKNYLLPKDCYFTMINDLKTAQVSSTTKTSRQYKLMKRYEVLQCGPNDKLIRKRSSPDEAPIFFVTLEDTYDTIKTAHIATGHGGRDRMLKELEKKFANIQRDSVELFKSYCLVCQEKQKRQKTKGVVVRPILTEEFNSRSQVDLVDYQSMEDGGYKWIMVYQDHLTKFVVLRPLTSKRACQVALQLVDIFTLFGAPVILQSDNGSEFTAVVIRELRDLWPELKLVHGKPRHPQSQGSVERANGDIKDMLTAWMSDHQTTRWSLGLKFVQFMKNRAYHSGLKRSPYRAMFGVEPRVGLSSTWLPEALIDEMQTEEDLRERVGWSSNADNASNPESAGSDLDINITSVSVQVHEESTSAGATLQELSNGDAAVIDRAFEIVQDELTMTNVTAILQEELSNGGEGVVETVQCEPSMTDATATAILHELSNGGEGVVETVQGEPSMTDATATAILQELSNGGEGVLHTENNELRLLNKRQLSINRQREASRECQKGQAERMIKRSRIELCPGQPGDNVAVPVPLVDRGRGDPRNILGIILHKTENDLYKIATRSGVLKGSFTRNEFELCAQKLLTEQDVKCDKQVSVREAVVQNSLSGGQGFTKCNCSGGKKCQTNRCKCFKRKVLCNSRCHQSLTCKNK, from the exons ATGGACGTAGAGGATCGTTTTCGAAAATGTCTTTTTGAAAGATATGCCAAAAATAAGAACTATTTGTTACCAAAGGATTGCTACTTTACCATGATCAACGACCTCAAGACAGCACAGGTGTCATCGACAACCAAAACATCACGCCAGTACAAACTGATGAAGAg GTATGAGGTGCTGCAGTGCGGTCCAAATGACAAGCTGATCCGAAAAAGATCCTCACCTGATGAAGCCCCGATCTTCTTTGTCACCCTTGAAGATACCTACGACACCATCAAGACTGCACACATCGCCACCGGTCACGGAGGGCGCGATAGGATGCTGAAGGAACTGGAAAAGaaatttgccaatatccaaagaGACAGTGTAGAACTGTTTAAGTCTTATTGCCTCGTGTGCCAGGAGAAACAAAAGCGACAGAAAACCAAAGGTGTCGTCGTGCGACCTATTCTCACAGAGGAATTCAATTCCAGAAGCCAAGTGGACCTTGTGGACTACCAGTCGATGGAGGATGGCGGCTACAAATGGATTATGGTCTATCAAGATCACCTCACCAAATTTGTAGTCTTGCGACCGCTGACATCAAAAAGGGCGTGCCAAGTAGCTCTTCAGCTCGTGGACATTTTTACTCTTTTCGGGGCTCCAGTGATCCTTCAATCGGACAATGGAAGCGAGTTCACTGCAGTTGTCATCAGAGAACTACGAGATCTGTGGCCAGAATTAAAACTCGTTCATGGAAAACCTCGTCATCCTCAGTCACAAGGCTCTGTAGAGAGGGCCAACGGTGACATCAAGGACATGCTGACTGCTTGGATGTCGGATCACCAAACAACGCGTTGGTCATTGGGTCTAAAGTTCGTGCAGTTCATGAAAAACCGAGCCTACCATTCAGGATTGAAAAGATCCCCGTACAGAGCCATGTTTGGCGTCGAGCCCAGAGTTGGGCTGTCTTCCACGTGGCTGCCAGAGGCCCTGATTGATGAAATGCAAACAGAAGAGGACCTTCGAGAAAGAGTAGGCTGGTCAAGTAATGCTGATAACGCAAGCAATCCGGAGTCAGCAGGTTCAGATTTGGACATCAATATAACAAGTGTCTCTGTGCAGGTCCATGAAGAATCAACCAGTGCTGGTGCCACTCTACAGGAACTTTCAAATGGTGATGCAGCAGTCATCGACAGAGCATTCGAAATAGTCCAAGATGAACTGACAATGACTAATGTCACTGCCATTCTACAGGAAGAACTATCAAATGGTGGTGAAGGAGTCGTCGAAACAGTCCAATGTGAACCGTCAATGACTGatgccactgccactgccattCTACATGAACTATCAAATGGTGGGGAAGGAGTCGTCGAAACAGTCCAAGGTGAACCGTCAATGACTGatgccactgccactgccattCTACAGGAACTATCAAATGGTGGCGAAGGAGTCCTGCATACTGAAAATAATGAACTTCGCTTGCTCAACAAACGGCAACTAAGTATCAATCGTCAACGGGAGGCCAGCCGAGAATGCCAGAAGGGGCAGGCAGAGCGAATGATAAAGCGTAGCAGAATAGAGCTATGCCCGGGACAACCTGGAGACAACGTGGCAGTGCCCGTTCCCCTGGTCGACAGGGGTCGAGGAGATCCcagaaacattctgggaatTATTCTGCACAAGACTGAAAACGACCTGTATAAAATTGCAACAAGAAGCGGGGTACTGAAAGGATCTTTCACTAGAAATGAATTTGAACTCTGCGCACAGAAACTCTTGACAGAGCAAGATGTAAAATGTGACAAACAGGTCAGTGTCCGCGAGGCAGTTGTTCAAAATTCCTTGAGTGGAGGACAGGGCTTTACCAAATGCAACTGCTCTGGGGGGAAAAAGTGTCAAACAAATAGGTGTAAATGCTTCAAACGTAAAGTACTCTGCAACAGTCGTTGCCACCAAAGCCTgacatgcaaaaacaaatga